The genomic region CCTCCCAGGGCTGAAGCCCTGGGCTACGTAGCGGATTGATGGAGTACACTGTTCGCGAAACCGATATAGACTGCTCTAATAGCTGCAAGACTAGTAGAAGCAGCCTTGCGGCTCATGTAATGGTTACACGCCCTTTTTCAATGCAACTATTCTATCAACGGCCAGGAACGTTTTTCGCGGTTGTTATACTGTTCGTTTCAGGCTGGTATATCTTTTTCCCAGATATCATCCCAATTAATCGAGGGTTGGGATTTGAGGGAGCCATGTTTTATGAGGCTGTTGCCAAGGATTTTTATAAATCCATTTTCATTGATGGCACAAATTCCTACAGCATTCAGCGGGTGCTGCCGTTTGGTTTGCTGCACTATGTGTTTCGCTTAACTGGACTGCCTTTCACTGATAGCAACATGCTTCGCTATTTTGAGCTATATAATATTCTTATAGCCGGGCTGATTATTGGCTACTGGCACCGCACTGCCCGGTTGTTGAAGCTAAGTGATGCGGCTACGTGGATAGGATACCTGGGGCTGCTTTGCAATTTCGCTACTCTGAAATACGATACGTACGTACCATTCACCTATGACCGCACAGCACTGCTAGTAGGCATTATGAGTGTGTACTATCATCTGGCCGGGCGCAATGGCCTTCTCTTTATTACGGCATTGATTTCTCTGGCAGTATGGCCAACGGCTCTCTTCTGTAATCTGGTGTTATTGCTGGTGCCGGCGAATACGCGTTTGTCAACAAAGGATAACAAGCCGTTGAGTATCCTATGGGCTGTGGGTTGTAGTGTAGCCTGTGCCGTATTGTGTGTGTACATCATATACCTGAAGCAAATAAACATGGGCTACATGGTAGCACCGGTAATAGCTTCTCTGCTGCCAGCAAGTATTGTCGTAATTTCTATTTACGTAGCCATCACACAGTATCAGATAGCAAGAGTGCTGTTAGCAGATGGTGCGGGGCTGCTGGCATTTACCCGCTATTTGCTGAGTCGCAGACAGGCGCTGATATATGCTGCTACGTTGGTAGTTGCCTTCCTACTGCTGACAAAAGGATTGGGTACGCAGGGTAATGACCATTTAAATGCAAGCACTTACTTAGTGAACGTAGTGTTTGGAGCCGTAACCAGGCCACTACAGGCGCTGGTAAGCCACAGTAATTACTATGGCCTGCCCGTAGTATTGGCTGTAGTATGTTGGCGACAGGTTGGATACGCTCTGCGCAATTTGGGACTAGGCATTGGCGGATTATTTGTCCTGCTTCTGCTGCTGTCAGTGAACAGCGAAACACGCCAGATGGCTAATCTTCTGCCGGTATTGGTTATCGTGACGGCAAGAGTTGCCAGTGACATGCGGATTTCTCCCCGAGCGATATTTTTTAGTGTGTGCATGTGCCTGCTGCAGTCTAAGTTCTGGTTACGTATCAACCAATTCGATCCTACGTTTGGACAGCCAAATGACCAGTATCCCCTAGGCAATGCTCCAGGAGCTGAATACGTCTGGAACTCCCCTTTCCAAGCGTATTTCATGAACATAGGCCCTTGGACCAGCCATCAGTTCTGGTTGCTGCAGGCGCTGACTATGTTGTTAATGGCCATAGTTGTGCGTTGGCTTTACGGGCCATCTACCGGGGCGCAGAACCCCATGACAGAGGAAGCCGGGTTGATTACTAAATGATACTCTGTACTACTCCCCGAAAGCTGGACACTCTAACGGGTCGTGTTAAGCATTATTGTGATGGTTGAAGGAAGGGGTTTTGGCGAAGACCTGAGCCGGGGTTTGCCCATTCAGGCTTTGGTGGGGTCGGCGGTGGTTGTAGTAGGCAAAGTAGGCGTCAAGTTGGTGAAATAAGTGCTGGCCATCGTCAGCCGGGTTGAGGTAGATGTGCTCCCATTTGACGGTACGCCACAGGCGCTCGATGAAAGCATTGTCGGTGGCGCGGCCCCGCCCGTCGCGGCTGATGCGGCAGCCGGCGCCCAGCAGGGCCTGTTCGTAGGCTAGGCTGGTAAACTGGCTGCCATGGTCCGAGTTGAAGATATACGGGGCCGGGGCGCGGCCTAACGCCGCCTGGAGCGTCTGCAGGCAAAAGCCCACGTCGAGCGTGTTGGAGAGTTCCCAACTCAGCACGTAGCGCGAGTGCCAGTCGAGCACGGCGGCCAGATACAGGAAGCCCTTGGCCATGGGCACGTACGTAATGTCGGTGCTCCAGACTTCGTTTGGGGCCGTAGCCGGGCGGTCGCGCAGCAGGTACGGATAGGGTGTAACGCCCTGCCCAGGCACGGACAACCGGGGTTTGGGGTACACCGGCTCGTGGCCCATGAGCCGCACGAGGCGGCGCACGCGTTTCTCGTTCACGACATGGCCGGCCAGACGCAGGTGGTCGCGCAGGCCCAGCACCCCCTTGAAGTTGTGGCGCGTGAACTCCTCATCGAGCAGGCGCATCAGGAGTAGATTTTCTGCCCTTTCGCTGCGGGGCTGGTAGTAGAAGCTGCTGCGAGCCAAGCCCAGGGCCTGACAGCGGGCCTGCACCGACCCCTCGCCATTGGCCTTCATCAGGGCACGTTGCTGGGCCGTACTCATCGGGGCAGCGTTTTTTTTAGCAACGCATTTTCCATTTGCAGCCGGCCGATGGCCGCATACAAGGGCTCTACATCGGGTGCAGGGGCCGTGGAAGCGGGCGCTTCGGCAAAAACCTGGGACGAATGCTGGCGCAGCTGCAGCTTCCAGCGCGTGATTTGGGCCACGGCCAATTGGTAATGAGCAGCTAGTTCGGCCAAGGGTTGGCGCTCGGTGAGGGCGGCCAGTGCCACTTCGGCTTTGAACTCAGCCGTGTAGCGACGGCGCGTACGTTTTGGAGTCATAATCGAGCTAAGCTAGCCCGCTTTTACTGTCCAACTTTTGGGGAGTACTATAGGCGGCAGGGGCTGAAGCTGGTGCTGGCCAACCGTGCTGACGGGGAAGAAAGTGCCAGTCAGCGCCTGATATCCAACACGTTTCACTGGCTGATGCGGCATATTGCTTTGCCGGGCGTGCCGGCGGGGGGATTCGATATGGTGTTTTTTGACCGGCAGCTACGCGACGAAGTATTGCGCATGCAGGAGCGCAACAGCAACGTATTTTACTTGCTGGTGTGGCTCGGCTACCCCTACGTGAGTATTCCCTACAAACGTCGCAAGCGGGAACTGGGAATCTCCCGCTGGACGCTGAGCAAGAAAGTGAAGCTGCTTGTGGATTCGTTGCTGTTTTTTTCCTTCTTTCCGGTCCGCGCTATTTCGGTACTGGGGCTACTGCTGGGTGGTGCTGCCACCATTTACAGCATGTTCCTGCTGTTTCTGCGGTTTAGCGGTGCACCTGAACCAGCCGGTTGGACCACGCTGATGCTGGTAGTACTGTTTGTATCAGCTTTTCAGATGATAGCTCTGGGCGTGATTGGCGAGTATGTGGGGCGTGGACTCGATGCTTCCAGCAAACGCCCCATGTACGTGGTGGAACAACTGCTACCCACCCAACATCGTGTTCCTGACTCCCAGAACCGCACGTAGATGCGGGTGTTACCCTATGAGCTGAATGGCATATGAGCTGATGATAAAATGCCCCAGAGGGCATTGAGGCCCAATGGTGACGGCTACCTTAATCATATCAGGCGAGACAGCAAAAGGCGGGTTTTTAATTATATAGCAATTTATTGATAATAAAAGTAAATTTTTGACTATGTTTAACGACGGCATTCTAGGCTCAGGACAGAACTGCTGCTTTGCATCTCCCCCCTTATCTTCTCTGTTCAACTGAAACCTCACGCTTCGACTGCCGGAGCATCACCTAACCAAACTACATGAAGCGCGCACTTATAACGGGCATCACGGGCCAGGACGGCACTTATCTGGCAGAGCTGCTGCTTAGCAAAGGCTACGAAGTACACGGCATCAAGCGTCGCTCGTCGCTGATTAACACCGAGCGGATTGACCATCTCTACCAGGATCCGCATGAAGAGCATGTGCGCTTTACACTGCACTACGGCGACCTGACCGACTCCACCAACCTGATCCGGATTGTGCAGGAAGTGCAGCCCGACGAGATTTATAATCTGGGCGCCATGTCGCACGTCAAGGTATCGTTTGACACGCCCGAGTATACAGCGGATGTGGATGGCGTAGGCACGCTGCGGCTGCTGGAGGCTGTGCGCATTCTGGGCCTGACGCACAAAACCCGCATCTACCAGGCCAGTACGTCGGAGCTTTACGGGCTGGTGCAGGAAGTCCCCCAGCGCGAAACCACTCCCTTCTATCCTAGGTCGCCCTACGCCGTAGCCAAGCTCTACGGCTACTGGATTACGGTGAACTACCGTGAAGCGTACGGTATGTACGCCTGCAACGGTATTCTTTTCAACCATGAAAGCCCGCTGCGCGGCGAGACGTTTGTGACACGCAAGATTACGCGTGCCGCTGCCCGTATTGCGCTTGGGCTGCAGCAGGAACTGTACCTGGGCAACCTGGATGCCAAGCGCGACTGGGGCCACGCCAAAGACTACGTGGAAGCCATGTGGCGCATGCTCCAGCAGGACAAGCCCGAGGACTATGTAATTGCCACCGGCGTCACTACTACGGTGCGCGAGTTCGTGCGGCTGGCTTTTGCGGAAGTGGGAGTGAACGTTGCGTTTGAAGGAGAAGGCATTGCCGAGAAGGGCGTGGTGACGGCTTGCCACAACCCGGAATACCAGCTGCCTACCGGCTCGGTGGTCGTGCAGATTGATGAGCGGTACTTCCGTCCTACGGAAGTGGAGCTGCTCATCGGCGACCCATCCAAGGCCAAGGAACAGCTGCAGTGGGAGCCGCAATACGACCTGCCTGCCTTGGTTGGCGAAATGATGAAATCCGACCTAACCCTGTTCCACCGCGACGCGTATCTGCGGGCCGGCGGCCACCCCGTGCCCGGCGCCTTCGCGGAGTAGGCGGGGCTAGAGCGTAGTAGGTGAATTGACTGAGCTGGAAGAGCGGTGCCGTCGACGACACGTATTATTGGGCAGCTCCGGTCCGGCGGCTTTTCAGCCGTCGGGCCAGTCAACATAAGCTGATGCCGCTAACGCCAACGGGTTGAGGGTTGCAGTCGTTACGTCGTTGTTCACGTGGTGACAAGTCAATGGAATTCAACTGATTTCGAACCGGAACGCTTACTGATTATGAAAAGCCCGCAACGTCAGGCTTCGACAAGCGGACGCCTGGATAGCATTGCAACGAAGCGGGAGAGATGCTTCAACAGGCTCAGCATGACGGTCTGACGGTCTGGGCGTCGTCAAACACAACCAAGCATATGGAACTGAACGCTAAAATATATGTGGCCGGCCATCGCGGCATGGTGGGCTCGGCGCTGGTGCGCCGCCTGCAGCAGGCTGGCTACCACAACCTAGTTGTGCGCACTTCCCAAGAGCTGGACCTGCGCGACCAAGCCGCGGTGGCCGCTTTCTTTGCACAGGAAAAACCGGAGTATGTGTTGCTGGCGGCAGCGAAAGTAGGCGGTATTGTGGCTAATAACACCTACCGGGCCGACTTCCTGTACGATAACCTGATGATTCAAAACAACGTCATCAGCCAGAGCCACGCCCACGACGTGAAGAAGCTGTTGTTTCTGGGCTCGTCCTGTATCTACCCAAAGCTGGCACCGCAGCCTATCAAGGAGGAATACCTGCTCACGGGCCCGCTGGAACCTACCAACGAGCCCTACGCCATTGCCAAAATTGCCGGTCTTAAGCTCTGCGAAGCTTTCCGGGCCCAGCATGGCCGTCACTTCATCTCGGCTATGCCTACCAACCTCTACGGTCCCGGCGACAACTACGACCTGCAGAATTCCCACGTACTGCCTGCCTTGCTGCGCAAGTTTCACGAGGCTCGGGAACAGGGCCGGCCGGAAGTGGAAATCTGGGGCACGGGTACTCCGCGCCGCGAATTTCTGCACGTAGATGACTTGGCCGCCGCCTGCCTGCATCTGCTACTGCACTACGATGGCGCCGAGCCGGTGAACATCGGCACCGGCGAAGACCTCACCATTGCCGAACTGGCCATCCTCGTGCGCGAGGTCACCGGCTACACCGGCGCCATCCGCTTCGACACTACCAAGCCCGACGGTACGCCTCGCAAGCTGCTAGACGTAAGTAAGTTGCAAGCACTAGGCTGGCAGTACAGCATTGGTCTGCGTGAAGGAGTGGAGGTAGTGTACAGCGAGGCACTCAGAAACCGTTTGAGTTAGACCTGTCATGGAGTGAAAAGCA from Hymenobacter canadensis harbors:
- the fcl gene encoding GDP-L-fucose synthase; the encoded protein is MELNAKIYVAGHRGMVGSALVRRLQQAGYHNLVVRTSQELDLRDQAAVAAFFAQEKPEYVLLAAAKVGGIVANNTYRADFLYDNLMIQNNVISQSHAHDVKKLLFLGSSCIYPKLAPQPIKEEYLLTGPLEPTNEPYAIAKIAGLKLCEAFRAQHGRHFISAMPTNLYGPGDNYDLQNSHVLPALLRKFHEAREQGRPEVEIWGTGTPRREFLHVDDLAAACLHLLLHYDGAEPVNIGTGEDLTIAELAILVREVTGYTGAIRFDTTKPDGTPRKLLDVSKLQALGWQYSIGLREGVEVVYSEALRNRLS
- a CDS encoding IS3 family transposase, which translates into the protein MSTAQQRALMKANGEGSVQARCQALGLARSSFYYQPRSERAENLLLMRLLDEEFTRHNFKGVLGLRDHLRLAGHVVNEKRVRRLVRLMGHEPVYPKPRLSVPGQGVTPYPYLLRDRPATAPNEVWSTDITYVPMAKGFLYLAAVLDWHSRYVLSWELSNTLDVGFCLQTLQAALGRAPAPYIFNSDHGSQFTSLAYEQALLGAGCRISRDGRGRATDNAFIERLWRTVKWEHIYLNPADDGQHLFHQLDAYFAYYNHRRPHQSLNGQTPAQVFAKTPSFNHHNNA
- the gmd gene encoding GDP-mannose 4,6-dehydratase, whose amino-acid sequence is MKRALITGITGQDGTYLAELLLSKGYEVHGIKRRSSLINTERIDHLYQDPHEEHVRFTLHYGDLTDSTNLIRIVQEVQPDEIYNLGAMSHVKVSFDTPEYTADVDGVGTLRLLEAVRILGLTHKTRIYQASTSELYGLVQEVPQRETTPFYPRSPYAVAKLYGYWITVNYREAYGMYACNGILFNHESPLRGETFVTRKITRAAARIALGLQQELYLGNLDAKRDWGHAKDYVEAMWRMLQQDKPEDYVIATGVTTTVREFVRLAFAEVGVNVAFEGEGIAEKGVVTACHNPEYQLPTGSVVVQIDERYFRPTEVELLIGDPSKAKEQLQWEPQYDLPALVGEMMKSDLTLFHRDAYLRAGGHPVPGAFAE
- a CDS encoding transposase, whose product is MTPKRTRRRYTAEFKAEVALAALTERQPLAELAAHYQLAVAQITRWKLQLRQHSSQVFAEAPASTAPAPDVEPLYAAIGRLQMENALLKKTLPR